A genomic segment from Dermacentor silvarum isolate Dsil-2018 chromosome 11, BIME_Dsil_1.4, whole genome shotgun sequence encodes:
- the LOC125941258 gene encoding protein O-mannosyl-transferase TMTC1-like produces MLLSFRLWMLHGNLPEFSEMDNPASFSRVFSTRLLTYSYLCAFNAWLVICPCTLSYDWQMGSIPLVESPYDPRNLATMALLATLVALAWRSLVAPHMRRDDCRRIAEKDGCIAEEVCGEPCPGRLLPLLLAVLPFLPASNLFVSVGFVVAERVLYIPRSFIV; encoded by the exons ATGCTGCTCTCGTTCAGGCTATGGATGCTACATGGGAACTTGCCTGAGTTTTCCGAGATGGACAACCCAGCTTCGTTCTCCAGGGTGTTTTCGACGAG GTTACTGACGTACAGCTACCTGTGCGCCTTCAACGCCTGGCTTGTCATCTGCCCGTGCACGTTGTCGTACGATTGGCAGATGGGCAGCATCCCCCTTGTGGAGTCACCATATGACCCTAGGAACCTGGCAACCATGGCACTGCTGGCAACGCTGGTAGCACTCGCCTGGCGGTCGTTAGTCGCTCCACACATGAGAAGA GACGATTGCCGGAGAATTGCCGAGAAAGACGGCTGCATAGCTGAAGAAGTCTGCGGTGAACCCTGCCCTGGTCGCCTGTTGCCCCTGCTGCTCGCCGTGCTGCCTTTTCTGCCGGCGTCGAACCTGTTCGTATCCGTTGGCTTCGTGGTTGCAGAGCGGGTGCTTTACATCCCCAG GAGCTTCATCGTCTAG